A DNA window from Thermococcus sp. 4557 contains the following coding sequences:
- a CDS encoding replication factor C small subunit yields the protein MPDEVQEVRILEKPWVEKYRPARLDDIVGQAHIVKRLKHYAKTGSMPHLLFAGPPGVGKCLTGDAKVIINGELTTIGELVEKLSNGRFGPTPVGGLRVLGVDEDGKLRELPVEYVYKDRTDELIRIRTKLGRELKVTSYHPLLVNRRDGRIEWVKAEELRPGDRLAVPRFLPAILEEDPLAEWLGYFIGDGHADAQNNVITFTNTDEKLRKRFMELTERLFPDARIKERIHKNRAPDVYVNSKAAKELVESLGLAGRKADRVYIPKQGWKGLRSFLRAYFDCDAGVEHNGIILSTASKEMAEQVSYALAGLGVVAKVRGKAIKGRTYYYVVISGSENISRFLREVGFSVEEKRRKAEALVKRPNPNIGSLYADRELISYVRDRLKLNFYDDKVRWSPEKAKRIAWELMKEIYHRLDELEKLEKALSRSVLIDWNEVAKRRKEIAETTGIRADRILEYIRGKRRPSLRNYLKIAGALGIQLEETIEAMRLFARKYSSYAEIGRLVGTWNSSVRIVLESNTEKIAALEEIRKAELKLLREILNDEKLKRGVAYLVFLAQNELLWDEIVEVEKLKGDFVIYDLHVPGYHNFIGGNLPTVLHNTTAALALARELFGENWRHNFLELNASDERGINVIREKVKEFARTKPIGGASFKIIFLDEADALTQDAQQALRRTMEMFSNNVRFILSCNYSSKIIEPIQSRCAIFRFRPLNDEDIAKRIKYIAEQEGLELTEEGLQAILYVAEGDLRRAINVLQAAAALDKKITDENVFLVASRARPEDVREMMTLALEGNFLKARDKLRDILLKQGLSGEDVLIQMHKEVFNLPIPEDRKVALADKIGEYNFRLVEGANEMIQLEALLAQFTIMGK from the coding sequence ATGCCGGATGAAGTTCAGGAAGTTAGGATTCTTGAAAAGCCCTGGGTTGAGAAATACAGGCCCGCGAGGCTCGATGACATCGTCGGTCAGGCTCACATAGTCAAAAGGCTCAAGCACTACGCCAAAACCGGTTCGATGCCGCACCTTCTATTCGCCGGTCCGCCCGGCGTTGGGAAGTGCCTCACGGGAGACGCTAAGGTCATAATCAACGGCGAGCTGACCACCATAGGTGAACTCGTCGAGAAGCTGAGCAACGGCAGGTTCGGGCCAACCCCTGTTGGTGGCCTTAGGGTCCTCGGAGTTGATGAGGACGGAAAACTCAGGGAGTTGCCCGTTGAGTACGTTTACAAGGACAGAACCGATGAGCTCATCAGGATAAGGACGAAGCTTGGAAGGGAGCTCAAAGTCACTTCTTATCACCCGCTCCTCGTGAACAGAAGGGACGGGAGAATAGAGTGGGTCAAGGCCGAGGAGCTCAGACCCGGGGACAGGCTCGCGGTTCCACGCTTTCTCCCTGCAATTCTTGAAGAAGACCCCTTGGCCGAGTGGCTCGGCTACTTCATCGGCGACGGCCACGCCGACGCTCAGAACAACGTCATAACCTTCACTAACACTGACGAGAAGCTCAGAAAGCGCTTCATGGAGCTCACCGAAAGGCTCTTCCCAGACGCGAGAATTAAGGAGAGGATCCACAAGAACCGTGCCCCTGACGTTTACGTGAACTCAAAGGCCGCGAAGGAGCTCGTTGAGAGCCTTGGCCTCGCAGGCAGGAAGGCTGATAGGGTTTACATACCTAAGCAGGGATGGAAGGGTCTGCGCTCCTTCCTCAGGGCTTACTTCGACTGCGACGCGGGCGTTGAGCACAATGGCATAATCCTCTCAACAGCGAGCAAGGAGATGGCCGAGCAGGTCTCTTACGCGTTGGCGGGGCTTGGGGTGGTCGCCAAAGTGAGAGGCAAGGCCATCAAAGGGCGTACCTACTACTACGTTGTTATCTCAGGCTCCGAGAACATATCGCGCTTCCTCAGGGAGGTCGGCTTCTCGGTCGAGGAGAAGAGGAGGAAGGCTGAGGCGCTCGTGAAGAGGCCCAACCCCAACATAGGCTCGCTCTACGCAGACCGGGAGCTGATTTCCTACGTTAGAGACAGGCTCAAGTTGAACTTCTACGATGACAAGGTCCGGTGGAGCCCAGAGAAGGCCAAGAGGATAGCATGGGAGCTGATGAAGGAAATCTACCACCGCCTGGATGAGCTCGAAAAGCTTGAGAAGGCCCTGTCGAGGAGCGTTCTCATAGACTGGAACGAAGTCGCGAAGAGAAGGAAGGAAATCGCCGAGACCACTGGAATAAGGGCTGACCGGATTCTTGAGTACATCAGGGGCAAGAGAAGGCCGAGCTTGAGAAACTACCTCAAGATTGCAGGTGCCCTTGGAATCCAGCTGGAGGAAACGATAGAAGCCATGAGACTCTTTGCGAGGAAGTACTCAAGCTACGCCGAGATTGGAAGGCTCGTCGGAACTTGGAACTCAAGCGTTAGAATAGTTCTTGAGAGCAACACGGAGAAGATAGCGGCTCTCGAGGAGATTAGAAAGGCCGAGCTGAAGCTTTTAAGGGAGATACTCAACGACGAAAAGCTCAAGAGGGGTGTCGCTTATCTGGTATTCCTCGCCCAGAACGAGCTCCTCTGGGACGAGATAGTTGAGGTCGAGAAGCTTAAGGGCGACTTCGTAATCTACGACCTCCATGTGCCCGGTTACCACAACTTCATAGGTGGCAACCTTCCGACGGTTCTCCACAACACAACGGCCGCTCTGGCCCTTGCGAGGGAGTTATTTGGCGAAAACTGGCGTCATAACTTCTTAGAGCTGAACGCGTCGGATGAGCGCGGCATAAACGTCATCCGCGAGAAGGTCAAGGAGTTTGCAAGGACGAAGCCGATAGGCGGGGCGAGCTTCAAGATAATCTTCCTCGACGAGGCCGACGCCCTGACCCAGGACGCCCAGCAGGCCCTGAGGAGAACGATGGAGATGTTCTCCAACAACGTTCGTTTTATCCTCTCCTGCAACTACAGCAGTAAGATAATTGAGCCGATACAGTCGAGGTGTGCAATTTTCCGCTTCAGGCCCCTCAACGACGAGGACATAGCAAAGCGCATAAAATACATCGCCGAGCAGGAGGGGCTTGAGCTCACCGAGGAGGGCCTTCAGGCGATTCTCTACGTTGCCGAAGGCGACCTGAGGAGGGCCATCAACGTCCTCCAGGCGGCGGCCGCTCTGGACAAGAAGATAACCGACGAGAACGTCTTCCTCGTTGCGAGCAGAGCTCGTCCCGAAGACGTTCGCGAGATGATGACCTTAGCGTTGGAGGGCAACTTCCTGAAGGCGAGGGACAAGTTGAGGGACATACTCCTCAAGCAGGGCCTCAGCGGTGAGGACGTGCTGATTCAGATGCACAAAGAAGTGTTTAACCTGCCGATTCCCGAGGACAGGAAAGTTGCACTGGCGGACAAGATAGGGGAGTACAACTTCCGCCTCGTTGAGGGCGCCAACGAGATGATACAGCTCGAGGCTCTCCTGGCGCAGTTCACCATAATGGGCAAGTGA
- a CDS encoding replication factor C large subunit yields MPREVPWVEKYRPRRLDEIVGQTKAIDQVKAWIGAWLEGKPPKKKALILAGPPGTGKTTTVYALAREYGFEVIELNASDERTYEKIERYVQAAYTMDILGKRRKLIFLDEADNIEPTGAREIAKLIDRARNPIIMSANHYWEVPREIRSRSQIVEYKRLTQRDIIKALARILHHEGKRVPKELLYDIAKHAGGDLRAAVNDLQTVVTGGVEDAAQVLAYRDTEKSVFQALAQIFATDNAKKARMATLGVDMFPHELLQWIDENLPYVYYKPEDIARAYEALSRADIYLGRAQRTGNYGLWKYATDMMTAGVAVAGVKKKGFVRIYPPKTIKLLTESKAERGLRDSVLKKIMSEMHMAKLEALETLNVLKAIFEYNPDMAAHFVVYLDLDLKEVEFIVGDKEKARTIWGKSMNIEKRLKERGELEEHVRVAAEKEPEEEAEPAEEEEVEEEAEEEISEEELEKAEEEMESVEEPEESGKIDKPKKKGKQATLFDFLGKK; encoded by the coding sequence ATGCCGAGGGAAGTGCCCTGGGTCGAGAAGTACAGGCCGAGGCGGCTGGATGAGATAGTCGGCCAGACCAAGGCCATAGATCAGGTCAAGGCCTGGATAGGGGCGTGGCTGGAGGGGAAGCCCCCAAAGAAGAAGGCCCTCATCCTCGCGGGACCGCCCGGAACCGGTAAGACGACCACCGTCTATGCCCTGGCCAGGGAGTACGGTTTCGAGGTCATAGAGCTTAACGCGAGCGACGAGAGGACGTACGAGAAGATAGAGCGCTACGTTCAGGCCGCCTACACCATGGACATCCTCGGAAAGAGGCGGAAGCTCATATTCCTAGATGAGGCAGACAACATCGAGCCGACGGGGGCGAGGGAGATAGCGAAGCTCATCGACAGGGCGAGGAACCCCATCATAATGAGCGCCAACCACTACTGGGAGGTTCCCAGGGAGATACGGAGCAGGTCGCAGATAGTGGAGTACAAGCGCCTGACCCAGCGCGACATCATCAAAGCCCTCGCCAGGATACTCCACCACGAGGGCAAGAGGGTTCCAAAGGAACTGCTCTACGACATTGCCAAGCACGCGGGCGGCGACCTTCGTGCCGCAGTGAACGATCTGCAGACCGTCGTCACGGGCGGGGTCGAGGACGCGGCCCAGGTTCTAGCCTACCGCGACACCGAGAAGAGCGTTTTCCAGGCACTGGCGCAGATTTTTGCCACGGACAACGCGAAGAAAGCCAGGATGGCAACGCTCGGCGTTGACATGTTCCCCCACGAACTCCTCCAGTGGATAGACGAGAACCTTCCCTACGTCTACTACAAGCCCGAGGACATAGCGAGGGCCTATGAGGCTCTCAGCAGGGCGGACATATACCTCGGCAGGGCGCAGAGAACCGGAAACTACGGCCTCTGGAAGTACGCCACGGACATGATGACGGCGGGGGTTGCCGTTGCGGGCGTCAAAAAGAAGGGCTTCGTGAGGATTTACCCGCCCAAGACCATAAAGCTCCTCACGGAGAGCAAGGCTGAGAGGGGACTGAGGGATTCGGTGCTCAAGAAGATAATGAGCGAGATGCATATGGCGAAGCTGGAGGCCTTGGAGACACTCAACGTCCTGAAGGCGATATTCGAGTACAATCCGGACATGGCGGCGCACTTCGTCGTCTACCTCGACCTTGACCTCAAGGAGGTCGAGTTCATAGTCGGGGACAAGGAGAAGGCCAGGACCATATGGGGCAAGAGCATGAACATCGAGAAGAGGCTCAAGGAGCGCGGTGAGCTGGAGGAGCACGTGAGGGTTGCCGCTGAGAAGGAACCCGAGGAAGAGGCTGAGCCCGCGGAAGAGGAAGAAGTCGAGGAAGAGGCCGAGGAAGAGATAAGCGAGGAGGAGCTTGAGAAGGCCGAGGAAGAGATGGAGAGCGTGGAAGAGCCGGAGGAGTCCGGGAAGATAGACAAGCCCAAGAAGAAGGGCAAGCAGGCGACGCTGTTCGACTTCCTGGGGAAGAAGTGA
- a CDS encoding nucleotidyltransferase family protein, producing the protein MESCMELEQILSILHLHAQELRKFGVRHLWLFGSYVRGEAREDSDLDILVEFEPGRKTFDNYMELKFFLEDLLGVEVDLITVEALKPRVRKYIWSEAVSVEGLQAVR; encoded by the coding sequence ATGGAGAGTTGTATGGAACTGGAACAGATACTCAGCATTCTGCACCTCCATGCCCAAGAACTCCGGAAGTTCGGGGTTAGGCACCTCTGGCTCTTCGGTTCTTATGTGCGGGGAGAAGCAAGGGAAGACAGCGATCTGGATATTCTGGTGGAGTTTGAACCAGGGAGAAAAACCTTCGACAACTACATGGAGCTCAAGTTCTTCCTCGAAGACCTCCTCGGAGTCGAGGTTGATCTGATAACGGTCGAGGCCCTCAAGCCGAGGGTCCGGAAGTACATATGGAGCGAGGCGGTGAGCGTTGAGGGACTACAGGCTGTACGTTGA
- a CDS encoding class I SAM-dependent methyltransferase family protein, with the protein MPAIRVTKTEAEPVKRKLKKLGLYDGKRRPKREGEFVLLPVIEDPLLRSLGYEVLPLELPLRPERQLYKNLESVLAGRLSEEELKHLRRYDIVGDIAVIQVPRELSHRVDDIVWGLRKVHPFIRVVAQKGFHEGAFRIREYSIIWGEKRLETVHRENGVQIKVDLSKAFFNPRMKGERYRLAQLVQDGERILIPFAGVLPYALVIARYKRVKITAVELNREAYELGLENIELNRERLKGEIEFIHGDVFEVLPELPTHDRVISPTPRGVDALALTLDRAEKWLHYYDFVHEAEIGAFRTRIMDACAMLGRECGVRVKKVSDFKPHVFKVCADVEIG; encoded by the coding sequence ATGCCAGCGATAAGGGTGACAAAAACCGAGGCTGAACCAGTCAAGAGGAAGCTGAAGAAGCTGGGCCTCTACGACGGGAAGAGGCGTCCAAAGCGGGAGGGGGAGTTCGTTCTCCTCCCGGTCATCGAAGACCCCCTTCTTCGCTCACTCGGCTACGAAGTCCTGCCCCTCGAACTTCCCCTCCGGCCCGAGAGGCAGCTTTACAAGAACCTCGAGAGCGTCCTCGCCGGGAGGCTGAGCGAGGAGGAGCTGAAGCACCTGAGGCGCTACGACATCGTCGGGGACATAGCGGTAATCCAGGTTCCGAGGGAGCTTTCCCACAGGGTGGACGATATCGTATGGGGTCTCAGAAAGGTCCACCCCTTCATCAGGGTCGTGGCCCAGAAGGGCTTCCACGAAGGTGCCTTCAGGATAAGGGAATACTCGATAATCTGGGGGGAGAAACGGCTGGAAACCGTCCACAGAGAAAACGGAGTGCAGATAAAAGTGGATCTCTCGAAGGCATTCTTCAACCCGCGGATGAAGGGCGAGCGCTACCGCCTGGCCCAGCTTGTCCAAGACGGAGAAAGGATTCTGATCCCATTCGCCGGCGTTCTGCCGTATGCGCTCGTCATAGCGCGCTATAAGAGGGTCAAAATCACCGCGGTGGAGCTGAACAGGGAGGCCTACGAGCTCGGCCTTGAGAACATCGAGCTGAACCGGGAGAGGCTGAAGGGAGAGATAGAGTTCATTCACGGCGACGTTTTCGAGGTTCTCCCCGAACTTCCGACCCACGACAGGGTGATAAGCCCCACGCCGAGGGGCGTTGATGCCCTGGCCCTAACTCTGGACAGGGCAGAGAAATGGCTGCACTACTACGACTTCGTCCACGAGGCCGAAATCGGGGCGTTCAGAACCAGGATAATGGACGCGTGCGCCATGCTTGGAAGGGAGTGCGGGGTCCGCGTAAAGAAGGTGAGCGACTTCAAGCCGCACGTTTTCAAGGTCTGTGCGGATGTGGAGATTGGGTGA
- a CDS encoding DUF835 domain-containing protein, whose amino-acid sequence MTEIDAVTFVEGLLLAGVSGYLLIRIRLLHRYGELHKREYSMELSVTFGLFALAGIALMVAAATESAPPRAPDIVALTAFIVISILSMRELLRKTPGVISPKGVGIKESSVFLVESENEAKLMMKTFHLKGAPVMAISRRPYEEWVSKFGFSPETFLWLSNVQHPQAVSPSSLYILREEAVRFMRENPGGVVYVDGIEYMTFYSEFSTIAKFLFTLRDYALTTGAYVVVLASPEALGPTKFNILAREFRRPDFGEIEDTLSEKAFFGTVRKEDLERLLENDSGDVEEKVMPGGSENASDKGDKNRG is encoded by the coding sequence GTGACTGAAATCGACGCTGTGACCTTTGTGGAAGGACTCCTGCTGGCGGGTGTGTCCGGGTACCTTCTCATCAGGATTAGACTTCTCCACCGTTACGGGGAGCTCCACAAAAGGGAATACTCCATGGAGCTGTCGGTCACATTCGGCCTCTTCGCACTCGCGGGCATCGCACTCATGGTCGCGGCAGCCACTGAAAGCGCACCGCCAAGGGCTCCAGATATCGTCGCGCTAACGGCATTCATCGTCATTTCGATCCTCTCAATGAGGGAGCTCCTCAGGAAGACTCCCGGTGTCATCTCGCCCAAGGGAGTTGGAATAAAGGAATCCAGCGTCTTTCTTGTGGAGAGTGAGAACGAAGCGAAGCTCATGATGAAGACGTTCCACCTGAAGGGCGCTCCGGTGATGGCCATCAGCAGACGCCCCTACGAGGAGTGGGTTTCGAAGTTCGGCTTCAGTCCGGAGACGTTCCTGTGGCTCAGCAACGTCCAGCATCCCCAGGCAGTCAGTCCCAGCAGCCTGTACATCCTCAGGGAGGAGGCCGTGAGGTTCATGCGCGAGAACCCCGGGGGAGTTGTCTATGTGGATGGAATCGAATACATGACGTTCTACTCCGAGTTCAGCACCATAGCGAAGTTCCTATTCACACTCAGGGACTATGCCCTCACAACCGGGGCGTACGTGGTTGTGCTGGCCTCCCCCGAGGCTCTGGGACCCACGAAGTTCAACATCCTTGCAAGGGAATTCAGGAGGCCGGATTTCGGAGAGATAGAGGATACCCTCTCAGAGAAAGCATTTTTCGGAACAGTAAGGAAAGAAGACCTCGAAAGGCTCCTCGAGAACGACTCGGGAGACGTGGAAGAAAAGGTTATGCCCGGGGGATCCGAGAATGCCAGCGATAAGGGTGACAAAAACCGAGGCTGA
- the moaA gene encoding GTP 3',8-cyclase MoaA, which produces MLYDRFGRPATNLRISLTQDCNFRCFFCHREGQHFNASLELTPSEIERLVRVASRLGIRKVKLTGGEPTVRKDILEIVRRIRPYVVDLSMTTNGSRLKELAKPLAEAGLNRVNVSLHSLKPDVYRRITGVDMLDTVLEGIGEAVKYLSPVKLNMTVMRGLNDGEIWDMVEFAAKTGTILQLIELEAPREMTETRFFRKYFYPLRPVEERLEEMAVETLERRMHRRKKYFVPTDHGVAEVEVVRAMHNTVFCANCTRLRVTSDGKFKTCLLRKNDLIDFATALRNGASDGELVEIFRQVVLMREPYWK; this is translated from the coding sequence GTGCTCTACGACCGCTTCGGCAGACCCGCGACCAACCTCAGGATATCCCTCACCCAGGACTGCAACTTCCGCTGCTTCTTCTGCCACCGCGAGGGACAGCACTTCAACGCGAGCCTTGAGCTGACCCCCTCGGAGATAGAGAGGCTCGTCAGGGTGGCGTCGCGCCTTGGAATAAGAAAGGTCAAACTTACCGGGGGAGAGCCCACCGTCAGGAAAGATATACTCGAGATAGTGAGGCGCATAAGGCCGTACGTGGTCGATCTCTCCATGACCACGAACGGTAGCAGGCTGAAGGAGCTGGCGAAGCCGCTCGCCGAAGCGGGCCTCAACCGCGTCAACGTATCCCTCCACAGTCTGAAGCCAGACGTTTACCGCAGAATCACCGGCGTCGATATGCTCGACACCGTTCTCGAGGGCATAGGGGAGGCGGTGAAGTACCTCAGCCCGGTGAAGCTCAACATGACGGTTATGAGGGGACTGAACGACGGCGAGATATGGGACATGGTGGAGTTCGCCGCGAAGACCGGGACGATACTCCAGCTCATCGAGCTCGAGGCCCCGAGGGAGATGACGGAGACCAGGTTCTTCAGGAAGTACTTCTACCCGCTCAGGCCCGTGGAGGAGCGGCTGGAGGAAATGGCCGTGGAGACCCTCGAGAGGAGGATGCACAGAAGGAAGAAGTACTTCGTCCCCACCGACCACGGCGTCGCGGAGGTCGAGGTGGTCAGGGCGATGCACAACACGGTGTTCTGCGCCAACTGCACGAGGCTCCGCGTCACGTCGGACGGGAAGTTCAAGACGTGCCTGCTGAGAAAGAATGACCTCATCGACTTCGCGACGGCCCTCAGGAACGGCGCAAGCGACGGGGAGCTCGTGGAGATATTCCGGCAGGTCGTCCTCATGAGGGAGCCGTACTGGAAATAG